The genomic DNA TACCAGCTAAAACTTTAAAGTCTTTTATTGCATTTATAACCCTATCAATATGTTTTGATGATTCAATATGAACTGTTAGAATATTAGCACCTGCAGCAACAAACTCTTCAATATATTGCAAAGGATCTTCAATCATAAGATGAACATCAAAGGGCTTATCTGTATATCTTCTTAACGATTTTACTACTGATGGTCCAATTGTCAAATTGGGTACAAATTTTCCATCCATTACATCAATGTGTATCCAATCAGCCCCTGCCTGATCAATCTTTTCTATTTCTTTGCCAAGATTTGCAAAATCTGCACTTAAAATAGAAGGAGCAATTATAATTTTGTCCATTTTATCTAATTATGAATAGCAGAATAATTTAAATCAATAGTTTTATTAATATTGAAATAATTTTTTTTAAATATACATTTTAGATAATTATGAAAAAGCCACTATTTTTAATTTTAATCTTTTCTTTTCTCTGCCTAGCAAATGGAATAGCTGATGTAAAAAGAGATATGGCAAATAAACTATATGAAAAATATAATATACCTAAAGATTATTCTCTAAAACTCCTAAATAATTATACTTATAATAAAAAGATTATAGAATTGATGAATAGACCAGCAGAAGAAAAAAAATGGGGCTACTATAAAAAGCTATTTTTAACAGAAAAAATGATAAAAAAAGGTATTTATTTTTATAATAAACATAAAAACCTAATTAATGAAATTTCAATCAAATTTAATGTCTCGCCTGAGATACTAATCTCTATTTTAGGTGTAGAATCCTATTATGGAGATCATCGTTCAAATATAAGGGTGTTAGATGCTCTTGGAACCCTTGCTTTTCATTATAAAAGGCGTTCTAACTACTTTATAGGAGAACTAGAGCATTTTATATATTATACATACAAAAATAAAATAGATCCCTATACTATAAAGGGTTCTTATGCTGGCGCTATAGGTATGCCTCAATTTATGCCTAGTTCTATAATTTCATTTGGCTATGATTATGATGGGAACGGACAGGTTGATCTAGATAAATCTTTAGCTGATAGCCTGGCAAGTACAGCTAATTTTTTAAAAAAGCACGGTTGGCAGGACAATATGCCAACAGCAATACTCCTATATGTGCCTAACAAACATAATGAATCCCTCCTTTTAGACAAAAGCTTTACAGTGAACAGATTAAAAAAATTAAATATTAAGTTTTCACTACCAATAAATAAAAATATTAAATGTAGCGTTATAAAAACTGAGGATAAAGACAATAAAGTTAATTACTGGGCTATTTTTAAGAATTTTCATGTATTAAAAAAATACAATCCTTCAAATAACTACGCCTTAGTAATTATATTATTAGCAAAAAAAATAGAAAAATATAATGAGGTAATAAAATGAAAAAAGAAGAGGTATTACAACTGAAAAAAGATTTAATATTAATCTCAGATTATCCAGAGATATATAATGATACTCATCTAGAGGCAAAATTAGATAATCTTAGGAAAGAAGAAGAGATAGCTTTTAATAAACTAACAGACTTAGACAGAAACTGGGTTAATAATTCCTTTAATGAGTGGTTGAATATTTATCTAAATAGAGATTGCTCCAGTTGTTCCTCTAACTGCTGCGATTGTCAAGATTTATAATAATTAATTGGATTACTTATTTTAAATTATTGTTCCATAAATGTTCAAAATCATCACAAGTTATAGGTTTTGAATAGTAATACCCTTGATATTCATCACATCCCAAGCTCTTA from Deferribacterota bacterium includes the following:
- the rpe gene encoding ribulose-phosphate 3-epimerase, producing the protein MDKIIIAPSILSADFANLGKEIEKIDQAGADWIHIDVMDGKFVPNLTIGPSVVKSLRRYTDKPFDVHLMIEDPLQYIEEFVAAGANILTVHIESSKHIDRVINAIKDFKVLAGIAINPATPVCLIKDIVDIVDLVLIMAVNPGFGGQKFINYSLNKIQEVRDSIGGKKIFIEVDGGINANNVEHVVSCGCNVVVAGSFIFSSNEYKKQIEKLRVR
- a CDS encoding lytic murein transglycosylase: MKKPLFLILIFSFLCLANGIADVKRDMANKLYEKYNIPKDYSLKLLNNYTYNKKIIELMNRPAEEKKWGYYKKLFLTEKMIKKGIYFYNKHKNLINEISIKFNVSPEILISILGVESYYGDHRSNIRVLDALGTLAFHYKRRSNYFIGELEHFIYYTYKNKIDPYTIKGSYAGAIGMPQFMPSSIISFGYDYDGNGQVDLDKSLADSLASTANFLKKHGWQDNMPTAILLYVPNKHNESLLLDKSFTVNRLKKLNIKFSLPINKNIKCSVIKTEDKDNKVNYWAIFKNFHVLKKYNPSNNYALVIILLAKKIEKYNEVIK